One Kitasatospora sp. MAP12-44 DNA segment encodes these proteins:
- a CDS encoding sterol carrier family protein, whose protein sequence is MATSRGTSARRARSYDPVKVRAALAAQTEALRAAVRRLCADPEAPRLLAEPTRLGGWRVRELLAHLALQLAWVPRHIDQPLEGRAALSLTAWAAGVGALAEQLDAWAREHAAGAFAGSPAEVAAEFDAAADALLALLAGPEVTDEQRRLEIRLGSMTLADLLVTRLVETVVHADDLAAALGYPDFPHDRFALASVCRLLADAFADQVPGGSVELRIPPYAVVQAVAGPRHTRGTPPNVVETDPLNWIRLATGRLDWASAVDDALVTASGERSDLAAHLPVLG, encoded by the coding sequence ATGGCGACTTCCCGTGGGACCAGTGCCCGCCGTGCCCGCAGCTACGACCCGGTCAAGGTGCGCGCCGCGCTGGCCGCGCAGACCGAGGCGCTGCGCGCCGCCGTACGGCGGCTCTGTGCGGACCCCGAGGCACCGCGGCTGCTCGCTGAGCCGACCCGGTTGGGCGGTTGGCGGGTGCGCGAGCTGCTGGCCCATCTGGCCCTGCAACTCGCCTGGGTGCCACGGCACATCGACCAGCCACTGGAGGGGCGCGCGGCGCTGTCCCTGACCGCCTGGGCGGCCGGGGTGGGCGCGCTGGCCGAGCAGCTGGACGCCTGGGCCCGGGAGCACGCGGCCGGCGCCTTCGCGGGGAGCCCGGCCGAGGTGGCGGCGGAGTTCGACGCGGCCGCCGACGCGCTGCTCGCCCTCCTGGCGGGCCCCGAAGTCACTGACGAGCAGCGCCGGTTGGAGATCCGACTGGGCTCGATGACGCTGGCCGACCTGCTGGTCACCCGGCTGGTGGAGACGGTGGTGCACGCGGACGACCTGGCGGCGGCGCTGGGGTATCCCGACTTCCCGCACGACCGCTTCGCGCTGGCCTCGGTCTGCCGACTGCTCGCGGATGCCTTCGCCGACCAAGTGCCGGGCGGATCCGTGGAGTTGCGTATCCCGCCGTATGCCGTGGTGCAGGCGGTGGCCGGCCCGCGGCACACCCGCGGCACCCCGCCGAACGTGGTCGAGACCGACCCGCTGAACTGGATCCGGCTGGCCACCGGCCGCCTGGACTGGGCCTCGGCGGTGGACGACGCGCTGGTGACCGCCAGCGGCGAGCGCAGTGACCTCGCGGCGCACCTGCCGGTGCTGGGCTGA
- a CDS encoding DUF3151 domain-containing protein, translating into MTERKNLLSGPAPTLLQEESEPYRRLAEESASPNQLAADYPWFSLAWAMLADDAFTEGRVVESYAYARTGYHRGLDSLRRAGWKGHGPIPWEHRANRGFLRCLAGLARAADAIKETEEATRCWEFLKDSSPEAYAELKQ; encoded by the coding sequence ATGACTGAACGGAAGAACTTGCTTTCGGGCCCGGCCCCGACGCTGCTCCAGGAAGAGTCCGAGCCGTACCGGCGGCTGGCCGAGGAGTCCGCGTCGCCAAACCAGCTCGCGGCGGACTACCCGTGGTTCTCGCTCGCCTGGGCGATGCTCGCCGACGACGCCTTCACCGAGGGCCGGGTCGTCGAGTCCTACGCCTACGCGCGCACCGGCTACCACCGCGGCCTGGACTCGCTGCGCCGGGCCGGCTGGAAGGGCCACGGCCCGATCCCGTGGGAGCACCGCGCCAACCGCGGCTTCCTGCGCTGCCTGGCCGGCCTGGCCCGGGCCGCCGACGCCATCAAGGAGACCGAAGAGGCCACCCGCTGCTGGGAGTTCCTCAAGGACAGCAGCCCCGAGGCGTACGCCGAACTCAAGCAGTAA
- the purL gene encoding phosphoribosylformylglycinamidine synthase subunit PurL, whose product MSLDTVKNAEQTPDAEQPWSELGLKADEYARIKEILGRRPTGAELAMYSVMWSEHCSYKSSKVHLKQFGEKAPANDAMLVGIGENAGVVDVGQGYAVTFKVESHNHPSYIEPYQGAATGIGGIVRDILAMGARPVAVMDPLRFGAADHPDTRRVLPGIVAGIGGYGNCLGLPNIGGEVVFDSCYQGNPLVNALCVGVMKHEDIHLAQASGAGNKVILYGARTGGDGIGGVSVLASETFDATGPAKRPAVQVGDPFQEKLLIECTLEIFSEKLVLGIQDLGGAGLSCATSELASAGSGGMRVELDTVPLRDSSLSPEEILMSESQERMCAIVEPGKVERFLEICEKWDVIATVIGEVTDGERLEIFWHGEQVVDVPPRTVAHDGPVYQRPYARPSWQDALQADAPTAERLKRPVTGEELKATLLAVAGSPNQASKSWITDQYDRYVIGNTVLATPEDSGMVRIDEETNLGVSVATDGNGRFAKLDPYAGAQLALSEAYRNVAAGGAKPLAVSDCLNFGSPEDPDVMWQFAEATRGLADACQILGTPVTGGNVSLYNQTGDVAIHPTPVVAVLGVIDDVTRRTPIGFAEEGQHLYLLGDTADELGGSAWSQVAHGHLGGLPPKVDLERERLLADILIAASRDGMIDAAHDLSDGGLAQALVESCLKGGNGARIIVPADLDPFVFLFSESAGRAVVAIPRSEELRFNDMCGARGLPATRIGVVDGDVLEVQGQFTVSLAELKDAHTGVIEALLA is encoded by the coding sequence ATGTCGCTGGACACCGTCAAGAACGCCGAGCAGACCCCGGATGCCGAGCAGCCGTGGTCCGAACTCGGCCTGAAGGCAGACGAGTACGCCCGGATCAAGGAGATCCTCGGCCGCCGCCCCACCGGCGCCGAGCTGGCGATGTACTCCGTCATGTGGTCGGAGCACTGCTCCTACAAGAGCTCCAAGGTGCACCTCAAGCAGTTCGGCGAGAAGGCTCCGGCCAATGACGCCATGCTGGTGGGCATCGGCGAGAACGCCGGTGTGGTGGACGTCGGCCAGGGCTACGCGGTCACCTTCAAGGTGGAGTCGCACAACCACCCGTCGTACATCGAGCCCTACCAGGGCGCGGCCACCGGGATCGGCGGCATCGTCCGCGACATCCTGGCGATGGGCGCCCGTCCGGTCGCGGTGATGGACCCGCTGCGCTTCGGTGCGGCCGACCACCCCGACACCCGCCGGGTGCTGCCCGGGATCGTCGCGGGCATCGGCGGCTACGGCAACTGCCTGGGCCTGCCGAACATCGGCGGCGAGGTCGTCTTCGACTCCTGCTACCAGGGGAACCCGCTGGTCAACGCCCTCTGCGTGGGCGTGATGAAGCACGAGGACATCCACCTCGCGCAGGCCAGCGGCGCCGGCAACAAGGTCATCCTGTACGGCGCCCGGACGGGTGGCGACGGCATCGGCGGCGTCTCCGTGCTGGCCTCGGAGACCTTCGACGCGACCGGCCCGGCCAAGCGCCCGGCCGTCCAGGTCGGCGACCCGTTCCAGGAGAAGCTGCTCATCGAGTGCACTCTGGAGATCTTCTCCGAGAAGCTCGTGCTCGGCATCCAGGACCTCGGCGGCGCCGGACTCTCCTGCGCCACCTCGGAGTTGGCCTCGGCCGGCTCCGGCGGCATGCGGGTCGAGCTGGACACCGTGCCGCTGCGCGACTCCTCGCTCTCGCCTGAGGAGATCCTCATGAGCGAGTCGCAGGAGCGCATGTGCGCGATCGTCGAGCCCGGCAAGGTCGAGCGCTTCCTGGAGATCTGCGAGAAGTGGGACGTCATCGCCACCGTGATCGGTGAGGTGACCGACGGCGAGCGCCTGGAGATCTTCTGGCACGGCGAGCAGGTCGTGGACGTTCCGCCGCGCACCGTCGCGCACGACGGCCCGGTCTACCAGCGCCCGTACGCCCGGCCGTCCTGGCAGGACGCCCTGCAGGCCGACGCGCCGACCGCCGAGCGGCTCAAGCGCCCGGTCACCGGCGAGGAGCTGAAGGCGACCCTGCTGGCGGTGGCCGGTTCGCCGAACCAGGCCTCCAAGTCCTGGATCACCGACCAGTACGACCGGTACGTGATCGGCAACACCGTGCTGGCCACCCCCGAGGACTCCGGCATGGTCCGGATCGACGAGGAGACCAACCTCGGCGTCTCGGTGGCGACCGACGGCAACGGCCGGTTCGCCAAGCTGGACCCGTACGCCGGTGCGCAGTTGGCGCTGTCCGAGGCGTACCGCAACGTCGCGGCGGGCGGCGCCAAGCCGCTCGCGGTCTCCGACTGCCTCAACTTCGGCTCCCCCGAGGACCCGGACGTGATGTGGCAGTTCGCCGAGGCCACCCGCGGCCTGGCCGACGCCTGCCAGATCCTGGGCACCCCGGTGACCGGCGGCAACGTCTCGCTCTACAACCAGACCGGCGACGTCGCCATCCACCCGACCCCGGTGGTCGCGGTGCTCGGCGTCATCGACGACGTGACCCGGCGTACCCCGATCGGCTTCGCCGAGGAGGGCCAGCACCTCTACCTGCTCGGCGACACCGCCGACGAACTGGGCGGCTCCGCCTGGTCGCAGGTCGCCCACGGCCACCTGGGCGGCCTGCCGCCCAAGGTCGACCTGGAGCGCGAGCGGCTGCTCGCCGACATCCTGATCGCCGCCTCGCGCGACGGCATGATCGACGCGGCGCACGACCTCTCGGACGGCGGCCTGGCCCAGGCGCTGGTGGAGAGCTGCCTCAAGGGCGGCAACGGCGCGCGGATCATCGTGCCCGCCGACCTCGACCCGTTTGTGTTCCTGTTCTCCGAGTCGGCGGGTCGCGCGGTCGTCGCGATCCCGCGCAGCGAGGAGCTCCGGTTCAACGACATGTGCGGTGCTCGGGGCCTGCCGGCCACCCGGATCGGCGTGGTGGACGGTGATGTCCTGGAGGTCCAGGGCCAGTTCACCGTCTCGCTGGCCGAGCTGAAGGACGCGCACACCGGCGTGATCGAGGCGCTGCTCGCGTAG